CGCCTACCGgttcgattcatcaactcttTCCAGAGACTGATTGGAGCGAGTTTTTCATCAACGGTAAATCGTGGATGGCTGCTTCTACCGAAGTCTTCCTCACTTGGGGGTTATTCGGAGCCGCCGCGATGCAGGTATGTGACATTCATCATTTTCATAATTCAAGCCTTGCTCCGAAGGAACGAATTGATTCGAATAATATCTGGTTACATATCTACAAtcgtattttaaattttacattaGTCAGCTGTCGATGAGCTCATCTTTTTTACCCAAGACGAATTCCCAGCTTTGATATATACTCGAAAATGGGACAATCTAACGTAATTAAGAActtctttttaaatttacagATAGCCGCTCACAACAAACATAAGCATCTTCTTCAACGAGATACGAGTCTGGTGGTCGTTTTGACCTTTGTTGTTCTTCTACTGTCGGCTTTTTTAGCAAACACTTGCGTTCAAATCCTCAGGCATCACAAATACATCTATACAACGAGCTCTTTTGGTACGTAATGACATCGAGCATCTAAAAATCTATCGACCTTACAATCTTTTTGATCTTTTCTAGATGGATGTAAGGATGATCTTATCTTTCATACAGATAATCGCATGACAAACTATCTTTAATGTAATACAGATTAATTCGTATATGAATAGTCTTATTTTCATATACATAGTAATACTTACTATCTCGTACAACACTGGATCTTAATTTTGATTCGGTTCATTGCAGAAAGCATATCGGGTTACACGTTTATGCATCTGGCCAACCAACCAGCTCATCGAGGCCAGGGTAGCATCCCCGAAAGATATATGAATCACGCCTCATTTCTCGCTGGTCAACGAGTCATCAGACACGGAGCAAATCTAAGTGCTGAATCTGGTTATCAAGTATTAAGACTGGCCACGGAATTGGTACCGGCTACTTTGGCTCTCCTGGGATCTGAACAAGTTTCTCCATTTTGGGCCGTTCTATTTTACTTCATATTGATCCTGTTCGGAATAGCGCAGCAGGTGACTAAATCCGTTAAACGACCAAATACATCATGTAGCTTCTAATGAAAGCCTAAGCTGTTCTACATCCTGTTCTAATATTCTCCacagttgaaaattatctAACTCGATAAGAACTTTTAATGAACTGAGTATTTAACCTATGCGTTTTTTGACCCACTTCGAAAACATCTGTCTATTACAGAATGTTACACAGTGTTACGCAATAACCACTTGTGTTTGGTAACTTACTGTTGTATTATTCACCTTTCAGCTTGCTATATGGCATTGCGTTATAACTGGGATAATGGCTATCAATGCAAAGACCATGAAATTGTGGGAGACAACAATCACCTTCTTCAGCTGTGCTTGTGGATACATTTTAGGACTCCCAATGGCCACAGAGGTgagttcatttatttattacaggaATTCGATTTGTTGAGAAACTTTTAAGTCTACAAACCGAACTCGTTATGGCTATACGATATTATTGTATCCATTTTTTATATCACTTCAATTCGCAATTCTTACCTGAAAGGACTTTGAATCTTTTATAaaaagacttttttttcttctattctgCGTACATAATTCATCAGTATATTAATACTTGACAAAGTATGACGTAACACTTTAACATTTGATCAATGAATTAGTTAAAAGATTGAGTCACCGATCCCAAACACGTTTCTTGCGGTTGAAATACTGTATTTATCTAAGCGTACAGTTACGTAATCACGTAAGTTTGATCAAGATTGGGGGAAGTCTTATCAGGtgttatcattatcatttatAACACGACGATATCGTTATGACGTGTCGCCTCTCACAGTTCTGGCAGATATTAAACTCGTTATTTGGCTTTGGTCACTACGTTAAACGAAAATGAGCAGCAACGTGAATTACATCACTCGTCGAAGTGTGCCCTGTTATTTCTGCAGTGAATTTATCGAAGAGAGATATATATCCGAGCATGTTAAACATTGCGGTGCCGTACTAGAGGAATGTCCCGACAAGTGTGGGGTTTATATACCGAGATGTAATGCGAAGGCACATCGTGCCCAGTGTAGCAgtagaaaaagtaaaaagatgAGCAAGTCGGATGAAATGCAGTTACCCGCGCCAACCGATTCGGTATGGAAAGAGAGAGTTATGTCTATATTGAATATGATGCGAACTACGATTGCAGATGGTAAACAAGAGCAAAAGGAATTGGAGGCAAGGATTGCGCAGAGTTTGGAAACGCTGCGTTCTAAGGAGGCAGCTTTAGAAACGTTGAGAATTCGTTTATCCGAAGCAAGCTCTGAAAATCGTCAGGCTAATGAAGACATAAATTTTCGTATAAGTAGACTAGAGCAAAGCTTCACTCACATTGACGAACAAACgagtttgaattttgaacaagtCTACGATCAGTTAAACATGCTTCAAAGCCGATTGACTGAtggtgaaattgaacgaaaaacaGCAATGAAGGAATGGCACGCAGAATTGGAAGgattcaaaaactttttgtcGGAGGAAAATGTGATGATCAGTGCAGTTTGGCATGAGCAATTGAAACAGATTCACGATTTGAAACTGGAGCTTGAAATGAGATGTAAAGCTTCCAAGGGGCTGGTTAAATCTCACGATATTTTGGCAGAGAAAATGGATATTCTTGTCGACGAGATGAGGAAGCATTCTGAAGCCATTGAGAACCAAGTCGCCGAAACAAAGGCGTTGAAGTTTCAGATGAAGGAACACATAAATTACGTCGAAGATACGATGAAGGAAGTTATGAGTCAAAATTCAGCCCAAAGCATGAAGTGCCGATGCGTTACAGAAGAATATTTTGAACCGGTACCAAGCAACGGTCGTCTGTTGTGGCGAATTGATAGGTACAAGGAAAAAATGACGGATGCTAAAGAAAATGACACCCTACTTTGTAGTccaatattttacaataagGAGTACGGATACACACTGAGAGTTGAATTGTTTCTAAATGGAAAAGGACAGTGGAAAGAGAGACACATAATCGGTTGTCTGCGAGTCTTGGAAGGAAAGTGGGACGCTTTGCTAGATTGGCCGTGCATTCTTCAAGCTACCGTTGTCTTAAGAGATCAAGAAAATCCGGCtaataa
This region of Neodiprion virginianus isolate iyNeoVirg1 chromosome 7, iyNeoVirg1.1, whole genome shotgun sequence genomic DNA includes:
- the LOC124309654 gene encoding TNF receptor-associated factor 5, producing MSSNVNYITRRSVPCYFCSEFIEERYISEHVKHCGAVLEECPDKCGVYIPRCNAKAHRAQCSSRKSKKMSKSDEMQLPAPTDSVWKERVMSILNMMRTTIADGKQEQKELEARIAQSLETLRSKEAALETLRIRLSEASSENRQANEDINFRISRLEQSFTHIDEQTSLNFEQVYDQLNMLQSRLTDGEIERKTAMKEWHAELEGFKNFLSEENVMISAVWHEQLKQIHDLKLELEMRCKASKGLVKSHDILAEKMDILVDEMRKHSEAIENQVAETKALKFQMKEHINYVEDTMKEVMSQNSAQSMKCRCVTEEYFEPVPSNGRLLWRIDRYKEKMTDAKENDTLLCSPIFYNKEYGYTLRVELFLNGKGQWKERHIIGCLRVLEGKWDALLDWPCILQATVVLRDQENPANNVRKTLKVKRKDAGDDSNKLDKDSGMYMFIPHTKLTRYDGFTKNNVMFLDIQVKDFKIGGSMVSLLS